The sequence GGACCGCGGATTCATTCCGGGCCGAGCGCTTGCCTGTTCTCTTCATGCTCGCACACCCGTCCTGCGGGCGGATGCGTCACATTGACGCTTTCGGCATCGTCAAAGTGACGTGAAGCGGCTATGATAGATAGCGTCAATTAGACGAAAAGGCTTTCTCCGCAGAGAAGTCCGCAGAAGAAAGGGTGCGTGACGTGACCACGGCCCACCCCGTCCAGGATCTCGATGTCCAGCCGACGCCGCTCGCCCTGCTCCTGCTCGGCCGCGACGCCGACCCCAGGAGCGAGCGCGGTGTCGAGTGCCCCGGCGACCTGCCCTCCCCGTCCGACCCGGACCTGGTGGCACGCGCCCGCGCGGCCAAGGAGAGGCTCGGGGAGAAGGTCTTCGTCCTGGGGCACCACTACCAGCGCGACGAGGTCATCCAGTTCGCCGATGTGACCGGGGACTCGTTCAAGCTCGCCCGGGACGCGGCGGCCCGCCCGGAGGCGGAGTACATCGTCTTCTGCGGTGTGCACTTCATGGCCGAGTCGGCGGACATCCTGACCACCGACGACCAGAAGGTCGTGCTGCCGGACCTGGCGGCGGGCTGCTCGATGGCCGACATGGCCACCGCGGAGCAGGTCGCGGAGTGCTGGGACGTGCTGACGGAGGCGGGTGTCGCCGATCAGGTCGTGCCCGTCTCGTACATGAACTCCTCCGCCGACATCAAGGCCTTCACCGGCCGGCACGGCGGCACGATCTGCACCTCGTCCAACGCGAAGCGGGCGCTGGAGTGGGCCTTCGAGCAGGGCGACAAGGTCCTCTTCCTGCCCGACCAGCACCTCGGCCGCAACACCGCCGTCCGGGACATGGGCATGTCTCTGGAGGACTGCGTCCTCTACAACCCGCACAAGCCGAACGGCGGCCTGACCGCCGAGGAGCTGCGGAACGCGAAGATGATCCTGTGGCGCGGGCACTGCTCGGTGCACGGCCGCTTCTCGGTGGAGTCCGTCAACGACGTGCGCGAGCGGATCCCCGGCGTCAATGTGCTGGTCCACCCCGAGTGCAAGCACGAGGTCGTGGCCGCGGCGGACTACGTCGGCTCGACGGAGTACATCATCAAGGCCCTGGAGGCGGCCCCGGCCGGCTCGAAGTGGGCGATCGGCACCGAGCTGAACCTGGTCCGGCGCCTGGCGAACCGTTTCGCCCCCGAGGGCAAGGAGATCGTCTTCCTCGACAAGACGGTGTGCTTCTGCTCGACGATGAACCGCATCGACCTGCCGCACCTGGTATGGACGCTGGAGTCGCTGGCGGACGGCAAGCAGGTGAACCGGATCGTGGTGGACCCGGAGACGGAGAAGTACGCGAAGCTGGCACTGGAGCGGATGCTGGCGCTGCCGTAACGGCCGCCCTCGTCCGGACGCCGCCGCGCCCGGGACACCGGCGCGGCGGCCTCCTCGGCCTCCGCAGGCGTGCGGGCGGGAGCCCGGCCGGTATCCC is a genomic window of Streptomyces sp. NBC_00708 containing:
- the nadA gene encoding quinolinate synthase NadA, with the protein product MTTAHPVQDLDVQPTPLALLLLGRDADPRSERGVECPGDLPSPSDPDLVARARAAKERLGEKVFVLGHHYQRDEVIQFADVTGDSFKLARDAAARPEAEYIVFCGVHFMAESADILTTDDQKVVLPDLAAGCSMADMATAEQVAECWDVLTEAGVADQVVPVSYMNSSADIKAFTGRHGGTICTSSNAKRALEWAFEQGDKVLFLPDQHLGRNTAVRDMGMSLEDCVLYNPHKPNGGLTAEELRNAKMILWRGHCSVHGRFSVESVNDVRERIPGVNVLVHPECKHEVVAAADYVGSTEYIIKALEAAPAGSKWAIGTELNLVRRLANRFAPEGKEIVFLDKTVCFCSTMNRIDLPHLVWTLESLADGKQVNRIVVDPETEKYAKLALERMLALP